The following coding sequences lie in one Mus musculus strain C57BL/6J chromosome 11, GRCm38.p6 C57BL/6J genomic window:
- the Socs3 gene encoding suppressor of cytokine signaling 3 isoform X1, producing MVTHSKFPAAGMSRPLDTSLRLKTFSSKSEYQLVVNAVRKLQESGFYWSAVTGGEANLLLSAEPAGTFLIRDSSDQRHFFTLSVKTQSGTKNLRIQCEGGSFSLQSDPRSTQPVPRFDCVLKLVHHYMPPPGTPSFSLPPTEPSSEVPEQPPAQALPGSTPKRAYYIYSGGEKIPLVLSRPLSSNVATLQHLCRKTVNGHLDSYEKVTQLPGPIREFLDQYDAPL from the coding sequence ATGGTCACCCACAGCAAGTTTCCCGCCGCCGGGATGAGCCGCCCCCTGGACACCAGCCTGCGCCTCAAGACCTTCAGCTCCAAAAGCGAGTACCAGCTGGTGGTGAACGCCGTGCGCAAGCTGCAGGAGAGCGGATTCTACTGGAGCGCCGTGACCGGCGGCGAGGCGAACCTGCTGCTCAGCGCCGAGCCCGCGGGCACCTTTCTTATCCGCGACAGCTCGGACCAGCGCCACTTCTTCACGTTGAGCGTCAAGACCCAGTCGGGGACCAAGAACCTACGCATCCAGTGTGAGGGGGGCAGCTTTTCGCTGCAGAGTGACCCCCGAAGCACGCAGCCAGTTCCCCGCTTCGACTGTGTACTCAAGCTGGTGCACCACTACATGCCGCCTCCAGGGACCCCCTCCTTTTCTTTGCCACCCACGGAACCCTCGTCCGAAGTTCCGGAGCAGCCACCTGCCCAGGCACTCCCCGGGAGTACCCCCAAGAGAGCTTACTACATCTATTCTGGGGGCGAGAAGATTCCGCTGGTACTGAGCCGACCTCTCTCCTCCAACGTGGCCACCCTCCAGCATCTTTGTCGGAAGACTGTCAACGGCCACCTGGACTCCTATGAGAAAGTGACCCAGCTGCCTGGACCCATTCGGGAGTTCCTGGATCAGTATGATGCTCCACTTTAA